The genomic stretch TGGTGTTACCCCTTCTCTCCCATCCTGTCACCGTGATAAATAATTAcacaaaaaaataaaataaaaaaatggCCGAGTCCGAGTCCACTCCGGCAGCTGCGCCGCAGGCATCGGCTTCTTCACCGGCTGGTTCCCCACCTCCGACCACCGCtcctgccgctgccgcttcCACTCCGGCATCCCCGAGCGCTGCTGAGCAGCCGGCCGCCGATGCCCAAATTGCAGTCGACTCCAACCCCATCTACCATCCCCAACCActggaggacgatgacgacaaTGACTCTTcgcttggtgatgagaatgcTCTTTCTACTGCCTCCATCAGCTCCAGCATCCTGCAGTACCGCAAGCTTCACGGCAGGACCTACCACAACTTTGGTGGTGCCGACAAGGTGGAGTACTGGTGAGTCTGAACCACCCTTCTCTGTTTTCTGATCACGTTTCACTGAAAAAACAAACCAGGGCCCCCAATGACGACGCCCAGAATGACCAGCTagacatcaaccaccacctcctcaacctgGCCCTGGACAACAAGCTCTTCTTCGCCCCCCTGTCCAAGCCCACCCGCGTGCTCGATGTCGGCACGGGCACGGGCATGTGGGCCATCGACTTTGCCGATGAGTTCCCCGACTGCGAGGTCACGGGTATCGATCTGTCTCCCATCCAGCCGACCTGGGTGCCGCCCAACTGCAAGTTCGAGCTGGACGACGCCTCCCAGCCCTGGACTTTCCCGGACAACCACTTTGACTACATACACTTCCGGTACATGATTGGGTGCTTCAAGGACTGGCCGGCCGTGTACCGGGAGGCGTACCGGTGTCTGAAGCCGGGCGGCTGGATCGAGCACTTGGACTGCACGGCGGATGTGCTGTCGGATGACGGGTCGCTGCCCAAGGACACGGTGTTTGTGGAGTGGAAGAAGGTGTTCAAGGAGGCGGGGGACAAGATGGGCCAGACgtttgaggtggtggacaaTGACAATTATGTTGGGTGGCTGAAGGAGGCTGGGTTTAAGGATGTGAAGAATACGATTATCAAGACGCCGGTGGGGTCGTGGCCAGCGGATCCAAAGTGGAAGGAGGTTGGGCAGTTCAACCAGTATATGCTCGACGGCGGGATTGAGGGGCTGGGGTTGTATATCATCACGAACGTGTTGGGGTGGAAGTATGAGGAGATGCAGGTGTTTATTGCCAAGGTGAGGGCTGGGTTGAGGAACAAGAACTGGCATAGCTACTGCGTTTGGTAAGTTATCCCCCTTCGTCCCGCCGTTGGGCACAGCAGCTGACATGTCTTCTGATCTACAGGGGTGCTGCTTGGG from Podospora pseudopauciseta strain CBS 411.78 chromosome 3, whole genome shotgun sequence encodes the following:
- a CDS encoding hypothetical protein (COG:I; EggNog:ENOG503NVX9), which codes for MAESESTPAAAPQASASSPAGSPPPTTAPAAAASTPASPSAAEQPAADAQIAVDSNPIYHPQPLEDDDDNDSSLGDENALSTASISSSILQYRKLHGRTYHNFGGADKVEYWAPNDDAQNDQLDINHHLLNLALDNKLFFAPLSKPTRVLDVGTGTGMWAIDFADEFPDCEVTGIDLSPIQPTWVPPNCKFELDDASQPWTFPDNHFDYIHFRYMIGCFKDWPAVYREAYRCLKPGGWIEHLDCTADVLSDDGSLPKDTVFVEWKKVFKEAGDKMGQTFEVVDNDNYVGWLKEAGFKDVKNTIIKTPVGSWPADPKWKEVGQFNQYMLDGGIEGLGLYIITNVLGWKYEEMQVFIAKVRAGLRNKNWHSYCVWGAAWGQKPYDE